Within Chaetodon auriga isolate fChaAug3 chromosome 7, fChaAug3.hap1, whole genome shotgun sequence, the genomic segment GAAGACTGTACCTGTTGGGTTATgtctgatgaggaagaggaaaggtcTGTCCACTGTGACCCAAGGTGGAGAGGACCGAGCCAGCAAAATGGCAGCTgaacacaaaagcaaacatgctgtaaaatcaCCATCATCATGTCTGAGACTACAAGAGCTAGAGCTGTCAATAGTTAGAATattccttaaaaaaaagaaaaaaaaaacacatgggTTCAAACTATTTgaatatctatttttgtgcattatgtgCACAAGATGGAAAACTAACACGAGAGACATTCCAATTAAAATAATGTCCTCTACTGTGTGTCTTCTACTCGTTTCAGCTTGGTttaattttcaatcaatgaaagtgacgTAATGTGAAAAGAGTTTCCAGTTGGTTTCGGTCACTaattatctgattatggacctattttccaatgttttctgtgtccaagtgactaatggagacaaaaaTCTTTGAAGTCTTCTCAGTATTTAGCGAGAGCGCTGTAGCTGGCAGCCAGGAAACGcgctgcaatgtaatccctgaGGACATTTTGCTCACCCTGAATGTACGTCCACttaaactgtttgtttctgccactgacaggctcagattgttattctaagtgtctgacaacattgtgcaaaggatccctgcagagatccttttttttttaactggaaaCAGCCGTTACATCGCTCtctccaaagccaccagactccattcacagaaagaGTAATTTTAGCATCATAACACACACTTcaattaaacacaataaaaacaaaataaaactcaataaAACCTTTGTGGTTAATtttttcactgttccaacaatcaccactaACTCTGGATTGGTTGAAATAAATTCTTAATTCAGTTATATATTCAAATATAAATTTGGAATTTAGAATATTTGCTGACAGCCGAAATAAGAGTGTTTATGAGCTGTTATGAATGTActaatactttaagtacattatCAGCCTGAATATAGACTGTTCTCATAAAGTAAGCATATAGCTTTGTGTTGAGCTCAGCCTTTAAGTCCATGACAAAGCTTACAGTACAGATACTCACTAgtggcagctgctgcttttgttcCATCTTCATTCACCACGATTTTGGCTTTCTGGAGCGCCGTGGACACATGCACAGGCTCGGCACCTGAGAAAACAATAACTGTTCATTTTAGCTTtagacacatacagtatgttagtTTATAGATCAGCCGTGTCTTTTATTGTCAATCTGATATTGATCAGCCgatggaggtggagctggagaggatATGCATCGCTACGGTTCCATCCTGTTTGGATCTGATTGAGAACTCAAGGACATGCAGTGGTAGCGAGGCCCTCAAGCAACCCTGCTTCATCATCTACTGCACTCTCaatgggaccataatttacaaaatgaacatcctgatgtattgaagaagacttgaaactagcgATTGAGACAAGAAACTCAATGGAAAATATTTACTGTGGTAACAAATCAAGTGAGAAATAGCACCATTTCTCATAAACTTGCATACAACAGGATGACTGTTTGCAGCCAATGGAGTCCCCCTGCTGGCCActagaaagaatgcaggtttaaggcaaTTCCACAATGGTTTCATTTGAGACCAGGAAGCTTCCACTTATTATACAGTATGGTCCATATGCAACATGACGGCTGAGATGGGAGTTATTTTGTGTGCTAAGTAAGGGTCCCACATGCCCATGGTTCACCCACAAAGGTGaatttttattattcttattgaCCCCTCGAGTTTGGTGACTGTTCTGTATGAGCTGAGGTCCAATTAAGCCAAACACTTATAGCACCTATACGGGGGTGCAGACAGCTTTGGTGActgtcatcctgcatcatcGCTGCTACGTGGACCCACGTGTGGAAATCTAATtccagtgactgacagcaggtcatGGAATGCTTTACTGAACCTTATGTGTGCATTTCTCTTCTCTGGTGTCACAGACAGCTGACAAGAAAGAAACTGATGGAGAGTTTGATTACGAGTGTTATATGACCATCATAATAGTGCTGAGGAAAAgttgcagtgtttctgtttcattgatttttagcAGTATTTAATGAGCAGTATGACTGATTACTTACTGAGTTGCAGTATAAAAGTATGAGGTTATACCACATGATGTCGCTAGAGCGAAAATCCAAACAGAAactggttgattttttttcccttgagtAATCCTGTGaactcctctttttttttttttacaccacaaAGCCACCACACATTTACACCACATGATGGCACTAGAGCCCTTCAATCAGAGCTCCTTCCAGTCCATCTCTAAGTGTCAAGTtgagggaaggaaagggaagaCACGAGATTCTCCTGTTCACACTGGACAGCCAGACACAATTCATACTCCTTCCTGGCTCTGGCAGTAAACAGCCAACAACGCTTTCATATTTCCGAGACTCCCTCATATCCAAATAaagctgctgcaaacacacagaggcactgCGTCACTTTAGGACCGACTGTGCTTTCACTCACAGAGATGTCTGAAGTCAGCTTTGTTCTCGCTGAACATGTCTGTTATTCCCAGCGCTGAAAGGGGCTCTTTCAAATCCACCTCCGCATCAGTCGTAAAcctgcagacataaacacacaatgtTAAGGCCACATTCAGCCAAAGAAGTTTTAAGAGCAACTGTTGGACGTGTGGGTCTTACTTGGGGATGAGCAGGCGCACTTTTCTCATGTGCATCAGTTTGGTCCAGCTCTGCACCGTGGCTGTGCTGATGTGTGGGACAACGCGGGACAGAGGCGTGTCCTCTTCAGAGGGCAGGACAATCAGCATGCTGATGGTGTTGCCGTGATAGGGCAGCTCAATCACCTTATACTTCAGTCCCTGAGGCGTAGTGGCCAATCCTGGCAGGGGTGGAGAAGGTTGAGGGTTAATCATTTCAAAGGAAAGGTGATGGTGAGGATGAAATCTGAGTGATCTTTACAGCTTCTTCTAACTATTAAACCTTTCGCCAAGACACGCATGAGTGACTGGGGAGCATGACACTTCCCCTGACTTTGTGTACATCTGACTACAGAAATAAACTCCTTATTAACCTCTTGCTTTTTAAAGGTCTTCTATTCACACACGCGTGAAACCCAAACAGCTTCTCTCTTGTGTTTTAGAGACTGCACAACCCATATTTCCTCTTCCTTGTGATGCAggaagaatgaaataaaaaaaaacatttttctgctctACATCTGCGAATTCTGGTCATTTTACTCCTATTTTTCTTTGCAGGAGCTGATACTGGTCCTTACAGGATTTACTTATTCTCCATTTTGCCAGTTTTCTGTTGAAGAACTTTGCGTTTCTGTGGCTGATATTATTATCTTTGTCTCTATGTCCACAGTGGCTATAgctattttgatttatttaaataaacTAGAAACGGAAAATGCGTCATTTCCCGACGTCAAACGGATTCTTCCTCAGAAAAGACCTACCAGACAGCAGATGTTTatcatgaaaaatgcaaaagacTCTCTTGAACAGGTTGTTGTTGGAAACAATATTGTGTTATCAGCAGGGGGGAATAGCCAAACAGTGATTACAAAAGTCTGACTTTTTAAATAACATATTTCCATCTTGTAAGGCACTTAGCTGCAAAATAAGCACGACAAGTGTAGAGTTTATCATGAGAACCAGACCCCAGAcatcatttttcatgctttatATGGCCAGTAAACTAATCACAGCACACTGTGTTCTTAAGTCATTCAGCCAAGTATGTGTAAATCCCATCATATTCATAAAAACATAACTGTGTCAAGCCATAGCCAAGTGATTTAGGGCATGCGTTCTCTTTAGGACCTAAGTGTGGAAATTTGGGGACGATAATCTGAGCGTCAAGTCACAGACTTTGTGCATGGCCTTAGATTAACTCTAGCACTGCATGAGAATCTATCCGCAGCACTCACCATGCTAACACCACTCTGACAACTCAACTAAATATAGATGACTGACTGGtgtatcatttcatttcacacaggaCTAAATAATGTCTTACGGATGTGGCAGGTCTCAGCCTGCTTTTCCTTACAACTTAACACAAGCTGCCCCATGATTCACAAACTGGCAATGGCTGGGATTgcatcataaaaacaaactaaattaaaaacaacCTGATCGTTAAATCGACGGTCCATTAAGAATAGCAGCTGCTATTTGTTGCCATTTGTGAGAACTTGATTTGGTGATGGTTCAACCACAGATCGTCAAAGAAGTGCACTCAAACTTAGTGTTAAGGGCACCCTGGGGAGTTTTTGACCAACTACAAGTcagcaaacatggatgtaaatgatACAGGATTAGACATAATTAAAGAATTGACTTTGCAAATGTTCCATAATGAAGGAAATGCATGCAGTTGGTCCTCGCACAAGACATTTTGTTCCCAAGAAAACTCCATGGGGCACCTTTAAGTTACCACTCATTCTATTCTACTATATGGAAAACACAGTAATCTGTTATCTAACAAATCTGTAATACTGTATGACTAAACATACCTCAACAAATCTGCCCACAAATGCAGCatgttgaaaaaataaaaccaatttCTCATAATTCATGGTGAAAAAACAGAAGAGCCCTGTTATAGAAAGACACACTAGTCTTATTTAACTCGTCTCCACTGACTCCTGTTACTGATAAAAATGCTAACCATCATTTCAACGGTCTGAATTCAATGCTGCAACCATCTACAGCAGAGCCTTCTAATTCTGGCACGAAACATCTACAAATGTCACTTGGTGGTGAGATGTAATGAAGAACATCTCTGAGCATCATGATGCATCTCAAACATTGGATTGTAAAGTCACTAACACAGAACAACTGCTCAAATTAGAAACATGCAAATAGCAGGCCATCAACGGAAGTCTCTGCCACATCACTGCTCACCGATGTTGAAAACCGACAGCTGGGACATCATTGGAACTTTATATACATTTCCATTGCCCCCATTGAAGGGCCTCATCTTGGTGTTCTCGGGCTGGAAGCGGGACTTCCATAAGCCTTTGAAGTAGATTGAGTTGACAGCGACCAGACGGGTCAGAGCCGAGTCCAGCATGTCTGCTTTGATCAAGCTGGGGATGTGACCTGGATAAATATGCAACATGGGATCATTATTCAGTCAGAAAGGTTTGATAAAAGCCACCATCATTTCTTATATTCACTTCAGCACAGATGAGCAAGTACTAACGCAGCATCGTATAAGAACACTCCAATCTACACCAAAGAAAAGTGACGGCATTACAAAGCTTTACAGCTGAATGACAGCTTCagtatgtgtttgcatttgttgtaTGAACGCAGTGTTAACTTGCCTTGCAGGTAAGTGTACAGGGGCCACAACAACTAATTAATGCCttaaaatacatgcacacatctgtTGCTCACACCTGTCTCTGCGAGGGCACGTTGAGATTACTTGATATTGTGTATACAGCTGTTCAATAATACCTACCTTTGGTCTTATTGTTGACCCATGCATTGATTTCATCTGCTGCTCCCTGGGGGTTGCTGAAGTCCAGGCTCCTGCTCTCACACTGGAAGTTGGCTTTGTTGGTGGCTACAAAGGCCTCCTCCATGGGGAAGCCCTCCTGGCTGAACATGCCATTGGCAATCAGCACAGCATCCTGGTTGGCCTTCGCTGTCAAGGTCTTGTGCAGCTTCTTCAACATCTTGTATGGCCCTGTGACAGTTCAGATCAATTTTGAATTATTTCTCAATTATTGCTTCGGGGTTAAGTGTTGTTGAAGGCTCATCTGGCTGCAGTGAGCAAATTCTAACAATGAGACTTTACCATTCTTCTTGTAACGCAGCGCATTGAGAACCTGCTTCCGGGTCTCTCCATGGGCTCCTGGTAGCAACATCCCAAGGATGGAAGCTACCCCGTGGGGAGAAAGCACCACATTTTCCAGTGGCTTGGAGCGGACCACTTGCTGAAACACCTGTATGCCGAGATCAGAGCCCCGTTCGCCATAGGATGGAGCCTGGCACAGCACACCCTCATGGCCATACAAGGTCACCAGCGCAACCAGGCATAATAACGAGAGACGCTCCATTTTAAACTCACACCTGGTAACAAACAAAGAACATTAGAGGCATTTTACAGAAACCACGGCAGGCTCACCTATTGATTTGTTCTCCAGTACACATACTGGTTATTGGTCGCTGTCCTCTGAGCATCATCAGtatttcatcatcatgacacCTACCACCTGAACATATTTGTGAAAATATGCTTAAAAACACTTCTTACAGAGTTCCTTTTATATTACTCATCTTGGTTAGCCACAGTCATCTCGTGCACCTTTGCTCGTCCTCAGGCGCTGGGCCCCCGTTTGTCCCATACTGCAGGCTCTGACTAACTCTTACTCACACTCTCTAAATATTACAGTCTAACCATAATTAGCCTAGTGAAACTGGGctgttccttcattacaattTTAGACCGAATTAAATCTTTCAGGCCATTTTAGGAAAGTGATTCAGCCTGCACCCCACTCACTGAAGCACTGTGAATGTAGCCACAAGAGCCAGCCAGGatggctgctggctgcctgGCTGGCTTAGAGGAACATATTCTGTGATCATCTATGTATTAACTGCTAATCAAGCTGGATTTTTCCACACTTCTGGTTTGAATTGTAATTCGGGGATCAGATGTGCAGTTCCGTCTCTGGGATTGTTCTTACAGCCGTTAGAAAACGCAGTCAAACAGCTTTGACACGCAGTTTGTTGTATGGAGAACCAAATTTAATTTACAAACATCTGACTTGAGATCAGTGTACGAATAATGGTGGTGTTTGACAATAATATGGCCAACCAATCAGCATTAGTTTCAATAAACCTGCTTGTTTTAAACGCTACGATACTTTACATAATGTAGCTTCTTTAATGGAAACGTTCCAGGAAATCCAAATACTATACATACAGAGGTGATGTTTGCCAAAATATCTGGGGGTTTTCAGAGTTTGTCGTGTGTGTGCCAAATGTCCTGGACTGGAGCACTCACACAGATGACAAGAAGCCATTCTTCTTGCTTCTCACACATTAAAACTGCACCCAGTCCTGCAGAGTCCCAGAGAAGAGCTGAACGCTGCACGAGAGGCGCACTTTTCGCTCTAACTACTGTAAAGAAGACACGTTCACGTCCCTCAGACTTACAGAAATAACAGGTTTCCTGTGGTACGTTTGCGTTAATTAACCCACCTGACGGACATGCTATGCGTTCTTTAATTCCAGCTATACAGTCATTGTATTGAAACGGGAGGGCGCAGCGTAGTGTTGAGCTCTGGATAACGTTTGGACCTGTTTATAGCGGCTGCATCAGCGCGTTAAAAACGTGAAAAAACGCCAGTCCTTACCTTTGACGAGGTGACGTTATTTCGATCTATCCCGCAGGTGAAACTGTAACCTTGTTAGTCCGCTTTCCGTTGCGGTCCAAACGAGACTCGAAGCTTCGTCCGCAATGAGAGTGAAAAATCTCTTTATTCCAGTGAAAGTGGGAACTACTACTGACTCCACCGCCGCTTCACACGGGACTTTATTGGCCTCAACTCCGCCTTCTGACCAAACAACCGAGCATGTAGCTGTCGGAGTGTCAAACTAAAACTAACAGAAAGAGAGCTTCCGGTagactatcaaaataaaaccaaagtgATGACCATATTGTTGATCACAATTTGTTGTCCATGATGCTGAAGTACAGTTTCACACTAATGGTCGACCGATGTAGGATTTTTTAATGGCCGATGCCGATGAGTATAGATGGCTATtttttgttaaaacaaaaaagaaaagaaaagtgaagttTTAGTGCACTTCATGACATTTATCAGCGGACAACAGGATCTGAAAATGTATACATTtgcataaataataataataaataaacaatgaacatTTATCTCACACTGTATTGTtcacttgaaaataaaactgcattgtctctgatgtgtccacatacatttttttgttcAGCATTTTGTTGAGTGCATTTTTCATGAGCGCAGACAGCGGTTGATGTCGATTATATCAAAATTCCAGATAACGGCCAGATCGGTTAGTCAGCCTACCACTACAATATAATGCCCACAATTTCACATTGTGATACAACTTTGTTGCACTTTGCAGAGTTTTCCCAAAGCAGCAACCActggggctgaaaaatgagGCCATGGATGTGCCAAAAACTACAGTTCCTCAAATAGCCACTTGAGGCTTggtccaaaagtgagtcaatccccacAGATCCCAACTtttcagcagaaataaacatttaaagcaTGGTACAAAAcctgttttggtctctatagctaTTTTCCCCCATTTGTGACAACTGTACAGAGACATCTTTATATCACTCacttgtttaaattatattaaggtATGGTTGCTTTAAGCGACAGCTAGccgctaggtttcagcaaccagacTTCATTGAGCACACCTCCTCTCCGGCCACACTCCACCTCTCTGCCCATTAttggattagctgggagacAGGTGGAGTCAGACACTGTCACTGAATCACAGTGGCTATTCAGGAACCTATGGGTGACTTCTCGGagactaaaaaataaataaataaataaattcttgtatgttttggttcactctggCTAACTGATGCAATAATTTACAAGGTGCttacaacaggaagtgactgatGGGGAATGTTTAGAAACATGTATGAGCAATTATCTAGTTATGCTTTGTCATGGTCAATGGAAAATTACTGCAGGCCTCAAATCTAAAGCAAAGCATTAAC encodes:
- the serpine2 gene encoding glia-derived nexin translates to MERLSLLCLVALVTLYGHEGVLCQAPSYGERGSDLGIQVFQQVVRSKPLENVVLSPHGVASILGMLLPGAHGETRKQVLNALRYKKNGPYKMLKKLHKTLTAKANQDAVLIANGMFSQEGFPMEEAFVATNKANFQCESRSLDFSNPQGAADEINAWVNNKTKGHIPSLIKADMLDSALTRLVAVNSIYFKGLWKSRFQPENTKMRPFNGGNGNVYKVPMMSQLSVFNIGLATTPQGLKYKVIELPYHGNTISMLIVLPSEEDTPLSRVVPHISTATVQSWTKLMHMRKVRLLIPKFTTDAEVDLKEPLSALGITDMFSENKADFRHLCAEPVHVSTALQKAKIVVNEDGTKAAAATTAILLARSSPPWVTVDRPFLFLIRHNPTGTVLFMGQINQP